One Spiribacter halobius DNA segment encodes these proteins:
- a CDS encoding multicopper oxidase family protein, whose protein sequence is MDSVFPPFSPRRRRFLRAGAGLLGTGLLPLPLRALAASPGEVRRLHPAPAAWRLGGDAHPPVDVWAYEGTVPGPVLRVRQGERLRVRVDNGLDEPTSVHWHGLRLPNAMDGVPGVTQAPIAPGAAFDYAFHAVDAGTFWYHPHIRSEQQVGRGLYGALIVEEREPPAVDGEWLWVLDDWRITREGQLAAFGNWHDRSHGGRVGNWTTVNGTPPAEHALHRGERVRLRLVNAANARIFGLRFGGHRPWLMALDGHPVPPRRLDADEPMVLGPGMRADLFLDGEAHEPGSGHEVFDAFAREATAPVARLRYAAPRREAAPGEPAPLPANPVPEPDLARAERHEITLDGGAMGNIDALTIDGRPAGMRLIRETGLMWGINGVAAGGHHLPPALTLARGAHVRLRLRNNTAWPHPMHLHGHAFRVLTRNDAPVPDRPWQDTVLLDRRETAEVAFVADNPGDWMFHCHILEHQAAGMMTLLRVA, encoded by the coding sequence ATGGACTCTGTCTTCCCGCCATTCTCCCCCCGCCGCCGACGTTTCCTACGCGCTGGAGCGGGCCTGCTCGGTACCGGGCTGCTGCCTCTGCCGTTGCGGGCGCTGGCCGCGTCGCCCGGCGAGGTCCGCCGGCTGCATCCGGCCCCGGCCGCGTGGCGTCTCGGCGGCGATGCGCACCCGCCGGTGGACGTCTGGGCCTACGAGGGGACCGTGCCCGGCCCGGTGCTGCGGGTGCGGCAGGGTGAGCGGCTGCGGGTGCGCGTGGACAACGGGCTCGACGAGCCGACCAGCGTCCACTGGCACGGGCTCCGGCTGCCCAACGCCATGGACGGGGTGCCCGGGGTGACTCAGGCGCCCATCGCGCCCGGGGCCGCGTTCGACTATGCCTTCCACGCGGTGGATGCCGGCACCTTCTGGTACCACCCGCATATCCGCAGCGAGCAGCAGGTAGGGCGCGGGCTCTACGGCGCGCTGATCGTCGAGGAGCGGGAGCCGCCGGCGGTGGATGGCGAATGGCTCTGGGTGCTGGATGACTGGCGCATCACCCGTGAGGGCCAGCTCGCGGCGTTCGGGAACTGGCACGATCGCAGCCATGGCGGGCGGGTCGGCAACTGGACCACGGTCAACGGCACGCCGCCGGCCGAGCACGCACTGCATCGGGGCGAGCGCGTGCGGCTGCGGCTGGTGAACGCCGCCAATGCCCGTATCTTCGGTCTGCGCTTCGGCGGCCACCGCCCCTGGCTGATGGCCCTGGACGGCCATCCGGTGCCGCCGCGGCGGCTCGACGCCGACGAGCCGATGGTGCTCGGCCCCGGCATGCGGGCGGATCTGTTCCTGGACGGCGAGGCGCATGAGCCCGGCAGTGGGCACGAGGTCTTCGATGCCTTCGCCCGGGAGGCCACGGCCCCCGTCGCCCGCCTGCGCTACGCTGCGCCCCGGCGCGAGGCGGCCCCCGGCGAGCCGGCACCGCTGCCGGCGAATCCCGTGCCGGAGCCGGACCTGGCGCGCGCGGAACGCCACGAGATCACCCTGGATGGCGGCGCCATGGGCAATATCGACGCGCTGACCATCGACGGCCGCCCGGCCGGCATGAGGCTGATTCGCGAGACCGGTCTGATGTGGGGGATCAACGGGGTCGCCGCCGGCGGCCACCATCTGCCGCCGGCGCTCACGCTGGCCCGCGGCGCCCACGTGCGGCTGCGCCTGCGCAACAACACCGCCTGGCCCCATCCCATGCACCTGCACGGCCATGCCTTCCGGGTGCTGACGCGCAACGATGCCCCGGTGCCGGATCGGCCCTGGCAGGATACGGTCCTGCTCGACCGCCGCGAGACCGCCGAGGTGGCGTTCGTGGCGGACAACCCCGGTGACTGGATGTTTCACTGCCACATACTGGAGCACCAGGCGGCGGGGATGATGACGTTGCTGCGGGTTGCCTGA
- the dctP gene encoding TRAP transporter substrate-binding protein DctP, translating to MTHTRRSNLTHAALAGVTALGLAAAGQAAAQTQWTMTTTWPSSLELIELDRHWVELANQLAGDELQITFHEGGSLMPGTQVFDATSAGDIDAAGDWPGYWAGRSPAFGPLASTPMLFNGADYLNWIQEWGGFEVYQEVYGEYDMVYLPYGITNNESGIRTNEPIRSIEDFEGLRLRVSGRDQGRVLERLGAQQVSLAGGEIYQALERGVVDGAEFSVPGVDYEAGFHEVTDYWLTPGWHQSASVFGVMINRNSWDALSEETRNALITASEATLAWSLAWSERRSNEGTRQFQEAGVEITRLPDEDLVELQQIANEVIVESACEDERIARVYHSQVSYLEDYAAWRDVSKPFNLSRSYEELPDLEAIEECL from the coding sequence ATGACGCACACCCGACGCAGCAACCTGACCCACGCCGCCCTCGCCGGCGTCACCGCCCTCGGTCTCGCCGCCGCCGGGCAGGCCGCCGCCCAGACCCAGTGGACCATGACCACCACCTGGCCCTCGTCGCTGGAGCTCATCGAGCTGGACCGGCACTGGGTGGAGCTGGCCAACCAGCTTGCCGGCGACGAGCTGCAGATCACCTTCCACGAGGGCGGCTCGCTCATGCCCGGCACCCAGGTGTTCGACGCCACCAGCGCCGGCGACATCGACGCCGCCGGCGACTGGCCCGGCTACTGGGCCGGACGCAGCCCGGCCTTCGGCCCGCTGGCGAGCACGCCGATGCTCTTCAACGGCGCCGACTACCTGAACTGGATCCAGGAGTGGGGCGGCTTCGAGGTCTACCAGGAGGTCTACGGCGAGTACGACATGGTGTACCTGCCCTACGGCATCACCAACAACGAGTCGGGCATTCGCACCAACGAGCCGATCCGCTCCATCGAGGACTTCGAGGGCCTGCGCCTGCGTGTCTCCGGGCGTGACCAGGGCCGTGTGCTCGAGCGCCTCGGCGCCCAGCAGGTGAGCCTCGCCGGCGGCGAGATCTATCAGGCGCTGGAGCGCGGCGTGGTGGACGGTGCCGAGTTCTCCGTGCCCGGCGTCGACTACGAGGCGGGCTTCCACGAGGTCACCGACTACTGGCTCACCCCGGGCTGGCATCAGTCGGCCAGCGTCTTCGGCGTGATGATCAACCGCAACTCCTGGGACGCCCTCTCGGAGGAGACGCGCAACGCGCTGATCACCGCCTCCGAGGCCACCCTGGCCTGGTCGCTGGCCTGGTCGGAGCGCCGCTCCAACGAGGGCACCCGCCAGTTCCAGGAAGCAGGGGTGGAGATCACCCGCCTGCCGGACGAGGATCTGGTGGAGCTCCAGCAGATCGCCAACGAGGTGATCGTGGAGAGCGCCTGCGAGGACGAGCGCATCGCCCGCGTCTACCACTCCCAGGTCTCCTACCTCGAGGACTACGCCGCCTGGCGGGACGTCTCCAAGCCCTTCAACCTGAGCCGTTCCTACGAGGAGCTGCCGGACCTCGAGGCCATCGAGGAGTGCCTCTGA
- a CDS encoding TRAP transporter large permease — translation MSPELLTVVMFGGLLAGLFMGHPLPFVLGGVAVIAAFLGPGFGAFGIIVNRIYGGVMDNYVLVAIPLFILMARFLNDSGVTDRMFETLRLALGRVRGGLTLAVVVVSVLLAATTGIVGASITVMGMIALRPMLEYGYQKELSVGTVMASGTLGILIPPSIMLVLMASYSPLSVGELFAGSLVPGLLLGLAYAVYVVITCLLRPDWGPPVAESELQDISRGEIAGRLLRHVLPPIGLILGVLGALFTGVATATEASAIGAFLAFVMMVGYGQFTPRRFMVSLLETGKVTAMVLWVIVGATAFTGVFNIGGGMRMVQELLIGADLSPAVLIFVMLAIVFLLGMFLDWTGIVLLSFPIMLPVIEAMELDPLWFVVMMAVMLQTSFLTPPFGYALFYLKGVAPPEVGTLHLYRGIVPFVLIILGMIGLMALFPGIVTWLPEQLFG, via the coding sequence ATGTCGCCTGAGCTGCTCACCGTGGTCATGTTCGGCGGCCTGCTGGCGGGGCTGTTCATGGGCCATCCGCTGCCCTTCGTGCTCGGCGGCGTGGCGGTGATCGCGGCCTTCCTCGGCCCCGGCTTCGGCGCCTTCGGCATCATCGTCAACCGCATCTACGGCGGCGTCATGGACAACTACGTCCTGGTCGCCATCCCGCTGTTCATCCTGATGGCGCGCTTCCTGAACGACTCCGGCGTCACCGACCGGATGTTCGAGACCCTGCGCCTCGCCCTCGGCCGCGTCCGCGGCGGCCTCACCCTGGCCGTGGTGGTGGTCTCGGTGCTGCTCGCCGCCACCACCGGCATCGTCGGCGCCTCGATCACGGTCATGGGCATGATCGCCCTGCGCCCGATGCTCGAGTACGGCTATCAGAAGGAGCTGAGCGTCGGCACGGTGATGGCGAGCGGGACGCTGGGCATCCTCATCCCGCCGAGCATCATGCTGGTGCTGATGGCCAGCTACTCGCCGCTGTCGGTGGGCGAGCTGTTCGCCGGCTCCCTGGTGCCGGGGCTGCTGCTCGGCCTCGCCTACGCGGTGTATGTGGTCATCACCTGCCTGCTGCGCCCGGACTGGGGCCCGCCGGTCGCCGAGAGCGAGCTGCAGGACATCAGCCGCGGCGAGATCGCCGGCCGACTGCTGCGCCACGTGCTGCCGCCCATCGGGCTGATCCTGGGCGTGCTCGGGGCGCTGTTCACCGGCGTCGCCACCGCCACCGAGGCCTCGGCCATCGGCGCCTTCCTCGCCTTCGTGATGATGGTGGGCTACGGGCAGTTCACCCCGCGGCGATTCATGGTCTCGCTGCTGGAGACGGGCAAGGTGACCGCCATGGTGCTGTGGGTCATCGTCGGCGCCACGGCGTTCACGGGTGTGTTCAACATCGGCGGCGGCATGCGCATGGTGCAGGAGCTGCTGATCGGCGCCGACCTCTCTCCGGCGGTGCTGATCTTCGTGATGCTCGCCATCGTCTTCCTGCTCGGCATGTTCCTCGACTGGACCGGCATCGTGCTGCTGAGCTTCCCGATCATGCTGCCGGTGATCGAGGCCATGGAGCTGGACCCGCTCTGGTTCGTGGTGATGATGGCGGTGATGCTGCAGACCTCGTTCCTGACACCGCCGTTCGGCTACGCGCTGTTCTATCTGAAGGGGGTCGCCCCACCGGAGGTCGGCACCCTGCACCTGTACCGCGGCATCGTCCCGTTCGTGCTGATCATCCTCGGCATGATCGGGCTGATGGCGCTCTTCCCGGGCATCGTGACCTGGCTGCCGGAGCAGCTCTTCGGCTGA
- a CDS encoding TRAP transporter small permease subunit, producing the protein MHTVLRAVDGLNEWTGRIIAVATVFIVLFTIYDVGSRALFSRPTDWAFEVTKQLYALHFMMLGGYALLHRSHVEVDVFKERLSARGQALLDVLGYLVFFLPFVIVLLAYSIRFASRSWASGETTYGILAIPVYPIKTVICIAAVLLALQALATFARAVTVLLRGEERAHVA; encoded by the coding sequence ATGCACACCGTGCTCCGGGCCGTGGACGGCCTGAACGAGTGGACCGGGCGGATCATCGCCGTCGCCACGGTGTTCATCGTGCTGTTCACGATCTATGACGTCGGCTCCCGGGCGCTGTTCTCGCGCCCGACGGACTGGGCGTTCGAGGTCACCAAGCAGCTCTACGCCCTGCACTTCATGATGCTCGGTGGCTACGCGCTGCTGCATCGCAGCCACGTGGAGGTGGACGTCTTCAAGGAGCGGCTGTCCGCCCGTGGTCAGGCGCTGCTGGACGTGCTGGGCTATCTGGTGTTCTTCCTTCCGTTCGTCATCGTGCTGCTCGCCTACAGCATTCGCTTCGCGAGCCGCTCCTGGGCCAGCGGCGAGACGACCTACGGCATCCTCGCCATCCCGGTCTACCCCATCAAGACGGTCATCTGCATCGCGGCGGTACTGCTCGCCCTGCAGGCGCTGGCGACGTTCGCGCGGGCGGTCACGGTGCTCCTGCGCGGGGAGGAGCGCGCCCATGTCGCCTGA